The window CTTGAACGAGAACGGCACGGTGATCAGCCGGCCGTCGAACTCCGGGATCGCCACCTGGGTCGCCGCGTCCAACGGGGACAGCCCGTCGTCGGTGGCCGCCCAGGTCTGCCGGGAGCTGGTCAGGCAGAGTCCCTGCAGGATCGGCACGTCCAGCTCGGCGAGGGCGCCGACGTCCCAGGCGTCGTCGTCGCCCCCGGCGCCGGCGGTCGCCGGTCGGGTCCCGCCGGCGGCCAGCACCGTCACCACCAGGGCGTCGGCCTGCCGCAGGGTGGCCAGCAGCCGCTGGTCGGGGGAGCGCAGCGAGGCGCAGTAGACCGGCAGTGCCCGGCCGCCGGCGGCGTCGACCGCGTCGCACAGCGCGTGCACGAAACCGGTGTTGCCGGCCAGGTGGTGGGCCCGGTAGTAGAGCACCGCCACGGTCGGCCGGCCCGGTCCGTCCGGCGTCGTCGCGCGCTCCAGCACGCCCCACTCCGGGGCCGGCCGTGGCGCGGCGAAGCCGTGCCCGGTGAGCAGCACCGTGTCGGACAGGAATCGGTGCAGTTCGGCCAGGTTCGGAGGGCCGCCGTGGGCCAGGTAGGCGTGCGCCTCGGCGGCCACTCCGGCCGGTACGGTGGAGAGCTCCATCAGGGCGGCGTCCGGGGCCTGCTCACCGCTGAGCACCACCACCGGACGGGGCCCGGCCAGCAGCGCGTCCAGCCCGTCCGGCCAGGCTCGGCGGCCGCCGAGCAGCCGGACCACCACCAGGTCGACGCCGGACAGCAGCTGCGGAAGGTCGTCGACCGACAGCCGGGCCGGGTTTGCCAGGCGCCAGGCGGCACCGCTGGCCCGCCCACTCAGCAGATCAGTATCTGAAGTGGACAAAAGTAGCATCATCGGACGCCCGGTCCTCCCTCGGGGTCCGCGCCCCGGGTCGTCGGTCGCGGCGACCGGAGTCTCCTGGCTCCCGGATCAACGCTCGCCCCGGCCTTCCGGCACCCGACTAAGGGGACCGTGGCCGTCGGTGGGGTCTGCTCCCCGGTGACAGTGGCGGGACCGCACCGGATTCACACCGGACTTCCTCCGCTTGTCGCCGCGTCTGGCTACCGAACACTGTCACGACCGGCGGACGTTTCGTCAAGGTGTGATGTACTCGCCGTGCGGCGGCCGCCTTCCGGGGACGACCCGTAGTATCCGCCGGGTGCCCGCCTTGCCATCGTCGCCCGCCCGGGGCGCACCCGATGCCTGCCCCGGCGCCCTGCAACTGCACCCGGCCGCCGACGGCCTGCTGGCCCGGATCCGCTGCCCCGGAGGGCTGCTCACCGCCGTCCAGCTCCGGCTGCTGGCCGCCGTCGCCCGTGACCATGGTGATGGACATCTCGAACTGACCAGCCGGGCAAACGTCCAGGTGCGCGCGGTCGCGGCCGCCGCCACCGGACCGCTCGCCGCCCGGCTGCGCGCCGCCGGGCTGCTGCCGTCTACCACGCACGAACGGGTCCGCAACATCCTCGGCTCCGCCCTCGCCGACATCGACACCCCGGCGGCCTGGGACGTCGGGGCGCAGGTCCGCGCCCTCGACGCGGCGATCTGCGCGGAGCCGGACCTGGCCCGGCTCTCCGGGCGGTTCCTCTTCGCCGTCGACGACGGCCGAGGCGACACTGTCGCGTCCCGAGCCGACGTCGGTCTACTGCCCGGTCCGGACGACGACGTGGCCGTGCTGCTCGCCGGTAGCGACCACGGGCTGCGGTCTCGGCCCGCCGACGCGGTACGGGCCGCGGTCGCCGCCGCCCGTGCCTTCCTGGACGATCCGGACGCGGCGGCCGGCAGCGCGTGGCGCCTCGATGACCTGACTCCGGCAGCGCTGGACCGCGTCGTGACCCGGGCCGGCGCCGCACCCGGGGTACGGCGTACCGCGCGGCGGTGGCAACCACCGACGCCGGCCGGCGGCCCCGCCGTGCCGGTCGGGGTGCGGCACCGACCCGACGGCGGCTTCGCCCTCGTCGTGGCGGTCCCGTTGGGACGGTTGACAGTCGACCAGGTCGACCTGCTCGCGGCCGCGTCGCCGCAGCTGCGGATCACGCCGTGGCGGGGGATGGTGCTGCCCCGGGTGACCGACCCCGCCGGTTGGGCGGACCGGTTCACCTGCGCCGGGCTGGTTACCGACCCCGGCTCGCCGTGGCTCGGAGTGACCGCCTGCGCGGGGCTGCCGGGCTGTGCCCGGTCGCGGGCCGACGTGCGCGCCGACGCGGCAGCGACGCACGCCGGGCGGCCGGCCCCGACCGGCGATGTGCCAGCACCGGGGCGCCGTCACCGCCTGCCGGTGCACTGGATCGGCTGTGAGCGTGGCTGCGGCACCCCGGCCGGGCCGGTGGTCCGGGTGACCGCCACCGGTGACGGGTACCAGATCGACGTCCCCGACCGGACCAGCGTCCACCTCCCGACCGGGGCCGCTCTCGGCGCGGCCGTCCAGACCGCACGTGAGGAGCCATGATGGGCCATGTCCGCGACGCGGCCGAGATCTACCGGCAGTCGTTCGCCACCATCCGTGCCGAGACCGACCTGAGCCGATTCACCGCCGAGCAGGCCCGGGTCGCGGTGCGGATGATCCACTCCTGCGGGATGGTCGACCTGGTCGACGACCTGGTCTTCTCGCCGCAGGTGGTGGCCGCCGCCCAGGGCGCGTTGCGGGCCGGTGCGCCGATCCTCTGCGACGCCACCATGGTCGCCGCCGGCGTCACCCGGCGCCGGCTGCCGGCCGACAACCCGGTGCTCTGTACCCTGTCCGACCCCCGGGTGCCGGAGCTGGCCGATCGGCTGGGCACCACTCGCAGCGCTGCGGCTGTCGAACTGTGGGTCGACCGCCTCGACGGCGCGGTGGTCGCCGTCGGCAACGCACCGACTGCGCTGTTCCGGCTGTTGGAGCTGGTCGACGCCGGTGCCGGCCGGCCGGCGGCGGTGCTCGGCGTACCGGTCGGTTTCATCGGCGCGGCCGAGTCCAAGCAGGCTTTGATCGACCATGGTGGACTGGAACACCTGGTGGTCCGGGGACGACGCGGCGGCAGCGCGATGGCCGCCGCCGCGCTCAACGCGATCGCCAACGACGACGAGGGACAGGTGGGGCGTTGAACGCGCGTCGTGGCGGAGCAGGCCAGCTGTACGGTGTCGGCCTCGGCCCGGGTGACCCGGAACTGGTCACCGTGAAGGCGGCCCGGCTGATCACCGCCGCCGACGTGATCGTGCACCACAGCGCCCGGCACGGTCGCAGCGTCGCCCGGTCCATCGCCGAGCCGTACCTACGCGCGGGACAGATCGAGGAGGCGTTGGTCTACCCGGTGACCACCGAGCGCAGCAGCCACCCTGGCGGCTACCGGGCGGCGATGGACGAGTTCTACGCCGACTGCGCGCGCCGGCTCGCCGCCCATCTCGACGCCGGTCGGACCGTGGTCGTGCTCGCCGAGGGCGACCCGCTGTTCTACGGCTCCTACATGCACCTGCACAAGCGGCTGGCCGACCGGTACCCGACCGAGGTGGTGCCCGGCGTCACCTCGATGAGCGGTGCTGCCGCCGCCCTCGGCCGGCCGTTGGTGGAGGCCGACGAGGTGCTCACCGTCCTGCCCGGCACGCTGTCCGGTGCGGAGCTGACCCGACGACTGGCCGACACCGACGCTGCCGCCGTGCTCAAGCTGGGCCGGACCTTCCCGGCGGTACGCGACGCGCTGACCGCCGCCGGCCGGCTCGACGACGCGTGGTACGTCGAACGGGCCAGCACCGGGGCGGAACGTGTCGAGCCGCTGGCCGGCGTCGCCCCGGAGTCCGTGCCGTACTTCTCCCTGGCGTTGCTGGCCAGCCGGCGCGGTGGCACCGTCGCGGCGAGCGCCGTCGAGACTGCCCGGTCCGGCCGGGGAGAGGTGGTGGTGGTCGGCCTCGGACCGGCCGGCCGGGACTGGATCACCCCGCAGGCCCAGGCCGCTCTCGCGGCCGCCGACGACCTGGTCGGGTACGGACCGTACCTGGACCGGGTGCCGGCCAACCCCCGGCAACGTCGGCATCCGTCGGACAACCAGGTCGAGGCGCAGCGGGCCGCGTACGCGCTTCGGCTGGCGGCCGACGGAGCCCGGGTCGCGGTGGTCTCCTCCGGCGATCCCGGGGTGTTCGCGATGGCCACGGCGGTGTTGGAGGTCGCTGCGGAGCCCCGCTGGAAGGACGTGCCGGTCCGGGTGCTGCCCGGCGTGACCGCCGCCCAGGCGGTGGCCGCCCGGGTGGGGGCACCACTCGGGCACGACTATTGCGTGCTGTCGCTGTCGGACCGGCTCAAACCCTGGCCGGTGATCGAGCGGAGGCTGCTCGCCGCCGCCCGCGCCGACCTGGTGATCGCGATCTACAACCCGGCGTCGCGCAGCCGGACCTGGCAGCTGGCCCGGGCCCGGGATCTGCTGCTGGAGCACCGGTCGGCACACACCCCGGTGGTGGTGGGCCGTGACGTCGGCGGCCCCGGTGAACGCGTCGACGTGGTGGCGTTGGCCGATCTGGACCCGGTCATGGTCGACATGCGGACCCTGCTGATCGTCGGTTCGTCGGCGACCCAGGTCAGCCACGACGGTGCCACGCCGCCGGTGGTGTTCACCCCGCGGCACTACCCGGGCTGAGCACCCGCCGCCGCGCCGAGTTCGGCCAGCCAGGTCAGGGCGGACTCGACGTCGCTGACCGTCGGCGCGGACGGCGCGGCGGCCCGGTCGACCATCAGCACCGGCAGGCCGAGCTCGCGGGCGGCGACCAGTTTGGCGGACGTCTCGTCGCCGCCGCTGTCCTTGGTCACCAGCACGTCGATGGCGTGCGTACGCATCAGCGCCCGCTCGCCGTCCACGGTGTACGGCCCACGGTCGAGCAGCAGTACCCGGTCGGTGGGCAGCGGCGGCTGCGGCGGGTCCACCGTCCGGATCAGGAAGAAGACGCCGGTCAGCGGCGCGAATGCGGCCAGGCTCTGCCGGCCGGTGGTCAGCATCGCCCGGCTGCCCAGTGTGGGCAGCGCTGCGGCGGCAGCGGTCAGGTCCGGTACCCGGTGCCAGACGTCGCCCGGCCCGGCCGTCCAGCCCGGCCGGCGCAGCACCAGCAGCGGTGTGCCGGTCCGGGCGCAGGCGGTGATTGCCGAGGTGGAGATCCGGTTCGCGAACGGGTGGGTCGCGTCCACCACCGCGCCGATGCGTTCGTCCCGTAGCCAGCGGGCCAGCCCGTCCGGTCCACCGAAGCCACCGACGCGGGTCTCGCCGTGCGGCAGCCGGGGCCGGGCTACCCGGCCGGCCAGCGAGGTCACCACCCGCGCCGTCGGGTCGGTCGACAGCGCGGCGGCGAGCTGACGGGCCTGGGCGGTGCCGCCGAGAACGAGCACCCGGGGTCCGCCGTCCGGGCCGGGGCCGGTCCGGTGACCGGTCATTGCCGGCGCCGGTCGGCGCTGTACAGATGGCTGTCGGGGAAACCGGCCGCGCCGAGCACCGCGCCGACGACGATCACCGCGGTACGCCGTACGCCGGCGGTGTGCACCTGGCTGGCGATGTCGGCCAGCGTGCCCCGCAGCAGCACCTCGTCGGGACGACTCGCCCGGGCCACCACCGCGGTCGGGCAGTCCGGGCCGTAGTGCGGTAGTAGGTCGGCCACCACCTCGTCGATGCGCTGTACGGCCAGGTGCAGCACCAGGGTGGCTCGGCTGGCCCCGAGGGTGGCCAGGTCCTCGCCCGGCGGCATGGCGGTGGAGCTGGCCGACACCCGGGTCAGGATCACCGTCTGGCCGACCTCCGGCACGGTCAGCTCCCGGCCGAGCGCGGCGGCGGCTGCGGCGAAGGCGGGCACGCCGGGCACGATCTGGTACGGCACCCCGGCGGCGTCCAACCGACGGATCTGCTCGGCGACGGCGCTGAACAGCGCGGGGTCGCCGGAGTGCAGCCGGGCGACGTCGAGTCCGGCGGCGTGCGCGGCCAGCATTTCGGCAACGATCTCGTCCAGGGTGAGCCGGGCGGTGTCGACCAGCCGGGCCCCGGGCAGGCAGTGGGCGAGCAGCTCGGCCGGGACCAGACTGCCGGCGTACAGGCAGACCGGGCTGGTCGCGACGACCTCGCGGCCCCGGATGGTGATCAGGTCGGCGGCACCGGGGCCGGCCCCGACGAATCGTACGGTCACCGGCGTTCCACCACCCACTGGGTGACCGGCATCGCCGGCCGCCAGCCGGTGAAGCCGCCGACCGGCGCTGCCCGACTGATCGCGATCCGGGTCAGGTCGCCGCCGTGGCGGGCATACCAGTCGGCGAGGAGCACCTCGGACTCGACGGTCACCGCGTTGACCACCAGCCGGCCGCCGGGCCGCAGCGCCGACCAGGCGGCGTCCAGCAGTCCGCTGGTGGTGACCCCGCCGCCGACGAAGATCGCGTCCGGAGGGTCGAGACCGACCAGTGCCTGCGGGGCAGCCGCGGCGACCACCGTGATGCCCGGTACGCCGAGCGTCGCCGCGTTCGCCGCAATTCGTTCAGCCCGCCGCAGGTCGTGCTCCACGGCGACGGCCCGGCACTGCGGATGGGCGCGGGACCACTCGATGGCGATGCTGCCCGATCCGGCCCCGATGTCCCAGAGCAGCTGCCCGGGCAGGGGACCCAGCCGGGCCAGCGTGACTGCCCGGATCTCCCGTTTGGTCAGCTGACCGTCGTGCTCGTAGACGTCGTCGGGCAGCCCTGGCACCCGGGGCAGCGGCGCAGTGCCAGGCTCGGCCCGGCAGTCCACCGCGACCACGTTGAGCGGGTCGACGTCGAGGCCGCCCCAGTCCTGGGCGGTGGCCGTCCGCAGCTGTTCCCGGGCGCCGCCGAGTTGTTCCAGTACGGTCAGCGGGCTGGGTCCGTAGCCTCGGGCGGTGAGCAGGCCGGCCACCTCACCCGGGGTGGTCATACCGGCGCTGAGCACCAGCAGCCGGCGCCCGGGGTGGACCAGCGGGTGCAGCAGCTGTACCGGGCGGCCGACGGCGCTGACCACGTCGACCTCCTCGACCGGCCAGCCGAGCCGGGCGCAGGCCAACGAGACCACCGACGGGTGGGGCACGGCCCGTACCCGGTCGGGGTCGAGCAGCCGGACCAGGGTGCCGCCGATGCCGTAGTGCATCGGATCGCCACTGGCCAGCACCGCGAGGTGCTGCCCGCGGTGTTCGTCGAGCAGTCGGGGCAGGTGGGCGAGCAGCGGGGTGGGCCAGGTGCCGGTCGTCGCCGGCCGTTCGGGCGGTGGGATCAGCTCGATCTGCCGGCGGCTGCCCAGCAGCGCGGTCGCCGCGCGCAGCGCCGACCGGCCGGCGCCGGACAGCCCGTCCCATCCATCGGCGCCGATACCGACGACGGTGACCACAGCCGGTCCGGGTCTGGGGGGCATCGTCCGACGGTAACGGTTCGCCGCGTCGCTCGACATGGCCACCCCGCCGGTGGTGATCCGTGTGACGTCGCCCGGATCAGACGTTGCCGAGCCGGCGGGTGACCGTGATGACCAGCACCACCCGGTCCGGGTTGGGGCGTGGTACCCGGTAGCGCAGGGCGTAGCGCTGCTCCGCGTCACGGACCGTCGGCGGATCGTCGTGGAGCCGGGCCAGGCCTTCCAGCGTCGACCATCGCTTGCCGTCGACCTGGCAGACGGCCACCGGGGCCCCGGTCACGCCGGCGGCCCGGACGTGTGCGGCCTTGCGGGACCGGCCGGAGGTGATCACCCGGGCCACGCCGCTGTCTGGGTCGAAGGTTACTCCGACTGGAACCACGTGCGGGCTTGCGTCCGGACGCAGCGTGGTCAGCGTGCACAGGTGCCGTTCGCGCCAGAAGTCGCGCAGCGCGTCGCTGGTCTCCGGCGCGGCAGCAGATGTCGTCACCCATCATATTCTGGCACCGTGGCCGCCGGTCGGCGGTCCCGACGCGCCCGTGGCGGCGCTGGAAGGTCCCGCGCCGGTGCGGTCGGTGCCGGATCGGCTGCGTTGAGTCGCGGCTCAGCAACGGGCGCCGTACCCGCCGTTTGAACCAAGCAATTGCTAGTCCGCTACAGCGCGTCCAGTAATCCTTTTCGCAGGGTGCGCGAGTAGTGTGTGTCGGCGGGGCGGCGCGCCTTAACGTCGGTCTCCCGCAAGAGTCGGCTGCGTCGCCCCACCTTCGAGACCGGCCGTCGGCGGCGGCCCGGGTGGGTTCCCCGCCCCGGTCCTGTCGCCCCCGTGCCGTTGACCCGGTGCCGGTCGACCGGATGATCTGTCGACCGGGTTGAACCGTCCCCGTCGGACCGCCGTATGCATGGTCGAGACGCTGGCGGAAACCGCCGACGCCTCACCGAACATCCTCCGACAGTGTCTGGTGGCCCCACGCTCGGGGCGCCGCCGGACACGGGCCGCGCGGCCCACCGGGACGCCGTCGATCGAGCGGCGCGGCTACCGGCAACTGTCCCCAGAAGGGTTGGGTTGTCAGTCCCATGTACTCGCGTTCTCCCCGGCGGAGGGTCGACCACCCGGTCGGTCCCTCGCCGTTGAACTCCCGGCGGTGGAAGGTGGCCGGCACGGTCGGCCTGGCGGCTGTGATCATGGGGGCCGGCCTCGGTCTCGCGGCGGCGGACACCTCTGCCGCCGACGATGCCGGGGTGATCGTCTGCCCGAGCGTGGTGGACCGGTTGCCGGCGGTGCCGGCGGCGGCGCGGGCCGAGGTGGACCGGGATCTGCAGGCGTTGGAGACGCAGCTTGCCGAGGCCAACGCGCGGTTGGTCAGTAGCCAGGGTCAGGGTGGTCCGAACTTCGTGGACAACGCGATTCTTGGTCCGTTGGTGAGTAAGCGGACGGCGGCGATCGAGCGGATCGCGATCTCGATCGGTCGGCAGGGGCAGCGTCCGGCTGGCCTTGAGCAGTTCGCCACCTGTGAACTCGTCGCCGCCGGCCAGGCCGGCGGAAGCGGTGCCGACGACGTTGCGGCGACCACCCCGCCGGCCGCCCTGCCGGAGGTCCCGGCCGCCGACGGGGCCGGGGTGATCGTCTGCCCGAGCGTGGTGGACCGGTTGCCGGCGGTGCCGGCGGCGGCGCGGGCCGAGGTGGACCGGGATCTGCAGGCGTTGGAGACGCAGCTTGCCGAGGCCAACGCGCGGTTGGTCAGTAGCCAGGGTCAGGGTGGTCCGAACTTCGTGGACAACGCGATTCTTGGTCCGTTGGTGAGTAAGCGGACGGCGG is drawn from Micromonospora sp. Llam0 and contains these coding sequences:
- a CDS encoding precorrin-2 C(20)-methyltransferase, producing the protein MNARRGGAGQLYGVGLGPGDPELVTVKAARLITAADVIVHHSARHGRSVARSIAEPYLRAGQIEEALVYPVTTERSSHPGGYRAAMDEFYADCARRLAAHLDAGRTVVVLAEGDPLFYGSYMHLHKRLADRYPTEVVPGVTSMSGAAAALGRPLVEADEVLTVLPGTLSGAELTRRLADTDAAAVLKLGRTFPAVRDALTAAGRLDDAWYVERASTGAERVEPLAGVAPESVPYFSLALLASRRGGTVAASAVETARSGRGEVVVVGLGPAGRDWITPQAQAALAAADDLVGYGPYLDRVPANPRQRRHPSDNQVEAQRAAYALRLAADGARVAVVSSGDPGVFAMATAVLEVAAEPRWKDVPVRVLPGVTAAQAVAARVGAPLGHDYCVLSLSDRLKPWPVIERRLLAAARADLVIAIYNPASRSRTWQLARARDLLLEHRSAHTPVVVGRDVGGPGERVDVVALADLDPVMVDMRTLLIVGSSATQVSHDGATPPVVFTPRHYPG
- the cobM gene encoding precorrin-4 C(11)-methyltransferase, with protein sequence MTVRFVGAGPGAADLITIRGREVVATSPVCLYAGSLVPAELLAHCLPGARLVDTARLTLDEIVAEMLAAHAAGLDVARLHSGDPALFSAVAEQIRRLDAAGVPYQIVPGVPAFAAAAAALGRELTVPEVGQTVILTRVSASSTAMPPGEDLATLGASRATLVLHLAVQRIDEVVADLLPHYGPDCPTAVVARASRPDEVLLRGTLADIASQVHTAGVRRTAVIVVGAVLGAAGFPDSHLYSADRRRQ
- a CDS encoding cobalt-precorrin-6A reductase, with product MTGHRTGPGPDGGPRVLVLGGTAQARQLAAALSTDPTARVVTSLAGRVARPRLPHGETRVGGFGGPDGLARWLRDERIGAVVDATHPFANRISTSAITACARTGTPLLVLRRPGWTAGPGDVWHRVPDLTAAAAALPTLGSRAMLTTGRQSLAAFAPLTGVFFLIRTVDPPQPPLPTDRVLLLDRGPYTVDGERALMRTHAIDVLVTKDSGGDETSAKLVAARELGLPVLMVDRAAAPSAPTVSDVESALTWLAELGAAAGAQPG
- the cbiE gene encoding precorrin-6y C5,15-methyltransferase (decarboxylating) subunit CbiE, whose protein sequence is MPPRPGPAVVTVVGIGADGWDGLSGAGRSALRAATALLGSRRQIELIPPPERPATTGTWPTPLLAHLPRLLDEHRGQHLAVLASGDPMHYGIGGTLVRLLDPDRVRAVPHPSVVSLACARLGWPVEEVDVVSAVGRPVQLLHPLVHPGRRLLVLSAGMTTPGEVAGLLTARGYGPSPLTVLEQLGGAREQLRTATAQDWGGLDVDPLNVVAVDCRAEPGTAPLPRVPGLPDDVYEHDGQLTKREIRAVTLARLGPLPGQLLWDIGAGSGSIAIEWSRAHPQCRAVAVEHDLRRAERIAANAATLGVPGITVVAAAAPQALVGLDPPDAIFVGGGVTTSGLLDAAWSALRPGGRLVVNAVTVESEVLLADWYARHGGDLTRIAISRAAPVGGFTGWRPAMPVTQWVVERR
- a CDS encoding pyridoxamine 5'-phosphate oxidase family protein; the protein is MTTSAAAPETSDALRDFWRERHLCTLTTLRPDASPHVVPVGVTFDPDSGVARVITSGRSRKAAHVRAAGVTGAPVAVCQVDGKRWSTLEGLARLHDDPPTVRDAEQRYALRYRVPRPNPDRVVLVITVTRRLGNV
- a CDS encoding precorrin-3B synthase, whose translation is MPALPSSPARGAPDACPGALQLHPAADGLLARIRCPGGLLTAVQLRLLAAVARDHGDGHLELTSRANVQVRAVAAAATGPLAARLRAAGLLPSTTHERVRNILGSALADIDTPAAWDVGAQVRALDAAICAEPDLARLSGRFLFAVDDGRGDTVASRADVGLLPGPDDDVAVLLAGSDHGLRSRPADAVRAAVAAARAFLDDPDAAAGSAWRLDDLTPAALDRVVTRAGAAPGVRRTARRWQPPTPAGGPAVPVGVRHRPDGGFALVVAVPLGRLTVDQVDLLAAASPQLRITPWRGMVLPRVTDPAGWADRFTCAGLVTDPGSPWLGVTACAGLPGCARSRADVRADAAATHAGRPAPTGDVPAPGRRHRLPVHWIGCERGCGTPAGPVVRVTATGDGYQIDVPDRTSVHLPTGAALGAAVQTAREEP
- a CDS encoding precorrin-8X methylmutase — translated: MMGHVRDAAEIYRQSFATIRAETDLSRFTAEQARVAVRMIHSCGMVDLVDDLVFSPQVVAAAQGALRAGAPILCDATMVAAGVTRRRLPADNPVLCTLSDPRVPELADRLGTTRSAAAVELWVDRLDGAVVAVGNAPTALFRLLELVDAGAGRPAAVLGVPVGFIGAAESKQALIDHGGLEHLVVRGRRGGSAMAAAALNAIANDDEGQVGR